GAACAACCCCGCGGCGCGACGCGCGCCGCCAACTACACGCGTTTCCTCGAACTGATGCGGGCGACCATGGACCGCGATCTGCCGGCGATCTCCAACCTCGCCAATTTCGCCGCGCTCGTCCATGAATTCTTCGACGGGATCAACTGGGCCGGTTTCTACCTGTTCGACGGCGTCGGGCTGTATCTCGGTCCGTTCCAGGGCAAGCCCGCCTGCACGACGATCGCGCTCTCGCGCGGCGTGTGCGGACGCGCGGCCACCGACCGCGCGACGGTCGTCGTCCCGGACGTGCGGAAGTTCCCGGGGCACATCGCCTGC
This genomic interval from Candidatus Izemoplasmatales bacterium contains the following:
- a CDS encoding GAF domain-containing protein; translation: EQPRGATRAANYTRFLELMRATMDRDLPAISNLANFAALVHEFFDGINWAGFYLFDGVGLYLGPFQGKPACTTIALSRGVCGRAATDRATVVVPDVRKFPGHIACDAASLSEIVVPLIVEGRLFGVLDVDAPTLARFGIEERETLEAAAKVFVDIDPSL